The Cloeon dipterum chromosome 3, ieCloDipt1.1, whole genome shotgun sequence genome includes a region encoding these proteins:
- the Arr2 gene encoding arrestin homolog, with protein MFVLSLVNVVAVKVFKKTTPNGKVTVYLGKRDFVDHIDHTEPIDGVIVVDNDYLKGRKVYGQLATTYRYGREEDEVMGVKFSKEMILAKEQIIPAGSKKVELTPIQERLMKKLGPNAFPFTFQFPNNSPCSVTLQPGESDEGKPLGVEYTIKTFVGDNADDKTHKRSAVNLAIKKIQFAPASRGRRLPSSLVSKGFTFSQGKLNLEVTLDKEIYYHGEKVAANVIITNNSRKDVKNIKCYIVQHCEVTMVNAQFSKYVAELETREGCPVTPGASLTKVFYLVPLASNNKDRRGIALDGHLKDDDVNLASSTMVEEGRAPSEAMGIVVSYSVRVKLNCGTLGGELVTDVPFKLLHPAPGSAEAEKVKAMKKGKSIDRSKYENSHYAGGDDDDNIVFEDFARLRLNEPDE; from the exons ATGTTTGTTCTTTCTCTCGTTAACGTCGTTGCCGTCAAGGTTTTCAAGAAAACCACCCCGAATG GTAAAGTCACCGTCTACTTGGGCAAACGCGACTTCGTAGATCACATCGATCACACCGAACCCATCGATGGAGTAATTGTAGTTGACAATGACTACCTCAAGGGCCGCAAGGTCTATGGCCAA CTCGCGACCACTTACCGCTACGGTCGCGAGGAGGACGAGGTCATGGGCGTCAAATTCAGCAAGGAGATGATCCTTGCCAAGGAGCAGATCATTCCTGCCGGCTCCAAGAAGGTCGAGCTGACTCCCATCCAGGAACGTCTGATGAAGAAGCTGGGACCGAACGCCTTCCCGTTCACCTTCCAGTTCCCCAACAACTCTCCCTGCTCCGTGACCCTCCAGCCTGGTGAGTCCGACGAGGGCAAGCCCCTCGGCGTCGAGTACACCATCAAGACCTTCGTCGGAGACAACGCCGATGACAAGACCCACAAGCGTTCTGCCGTCAATCTGGCCATCAAGAAGATCCAGTTCGCTCCCGCCTCCCGCGGCCGCCGTCTTCCTAGCTCCCTCGTCAGCAAGGGATTCACCTTCTCTCAGGGCAAGTTGAACCTGGAGGTGACCCTGGACAAGGAGATCTACTATCACGGCGAGAAGGTTGCTGCCAATGTCATCATCACCAACAACTCCCGCAAGGACGTCAAGAACATCAAA TGCTACATCGTCCAGCATTGCGAGGTCACCATGGTGAACGCCCAGTTCTCCAAGTACGTGGCTGAGTTGGAGACCCGTGAGGGCTGCCCAGTGACCCCTGGCGCGTCCCTGACCAAGGTGTTCTACCTGGTGCCTCTGGCCAGCAACAACAAGGACCGCCGTGGCATCGCCCTTGACGGCCACCTCAAGGACGACGACGTCAACCTTGCTTCTTCCACCATGGTGGAGGAGGGACGCGCCCCGTCCGAGGCCATGGGTATCGTCGTCTCCTACTCCGTGCGCGTCAAGCTGAACTGCGGCACCCTTGGAGGAGAGCTCGTCACTGACGTGCCCTTCAAGCTTCTGCACCCTGCCCCAG GATCTGCCGAAGCCGAAAAGGTGAAGGCCATGAAGAAGGGCAAGTCCATCGACCGCAGCAAGTACGAGAACTCCCACTACGCTGGTGGTGATGACGACGACAACATCGTCTTCGAGGACTTCGCTCGTCTGCGTCTGAACGAGCCCGATGAGTAA
- the LOC135938892 gene encoding chymotrypsin-1-like isoform X2 — protein sequence MYVKSILIAALLAGVATAATIESRIVNGTDVPEGKYPFAVSLRSYGSHTCGGSIISSVFALTAAHCVDASTPDSLVLVAGSVHMNQGHGHQVVEIIVHEQWNSGASLNDIAILRVDEPFDFQNPLLAPVRLPGQYDQTVADTPATVIGWGLNSSSGTIQLILQEVDIFLFCDEECYDLHGSRYNPNNVCAGVRGGGKGQCNGDSGGPLLVNGQQVGIVSWSKKPCTEAPYPGVYTQVSSFIDWIKSKVPV from the exons ATGTACGTGAAGTCCATTCTGATTGCTGCGTTGCTAGCAGGAGTAGCTACGGCTGCTACAATAG AGAGCAGGATTGTGAACGGAACTGACGTTCCCGAGGGCAAATATCCTTTCGCG GTTTCTCTGCGTTCTTACGGAAGCCACACTTGTGGAGGGTCAATTATTAGTTCTGTGTTCGCCTTGACGGCAGCCCACTGCGTCGATGC CTCCACTCCTGATTCTTTGGTCTTAGTTGCTGGTTCCGTACATATGAACCAGGGCCACGGTCATCAAGTAGTTGAAATAATAGTGCACGAGCAGTGGAACTCGGGTGCATCCCTGAATGATATAGCCATTCTGCGg GTTGACGAACCCTTCGACTTTCAAAATCCGCTACTTGCGCCTGTCCGATTGCCTGGACAATACGATCAAACCGTCGCAGATACTCCCGCGACAGTGATTGGATGGGGTCTTAATTCA AGTTCTGGCACCATTCAACTGATACTGCAGGAGGTCGACATTTTCCTCTTCTGCGACGAGGAATGCTACGATTTGCATGGCTCCAGATACAACCCGAATAATGTCTGTGCCGGAGTCCGGGGAGGTGGAAAAGGGCAGTGCAAC GGCGACTCTGGAGGACCTCTGCTTGTCAATGGTCAGCAAGTTGGGATCGTTTCGTGGTCCAAGAAGCCGTGCACTGAGGCGCCCTACCCTGGGGTTTACACTCAGGTTTCGTCTTTTATCGATTGGATTAAATCCAAAGTACCTGTTTAG
- the LOC135938892 gene encoding trypsin-1-like isoform X1, translating to MFSTAALISALCVTGFAAESAINNRIVNGTNAPEGKYPFQVSVQYYGSHTCAGTILTAEYVLTAAHCVIWDPAPEVFNVSAGSNYLQGTIHQVTEIMFHEAFNFPYALNDIAVLRVSPAFDFNNELLGPVALPEQYQQTFAETEATVIGWGLNATGGSLQPVLQEVGIFILSDEECYDIYNTYNGNYNPNNVCAGVREGGKGECNGDSGGPLLVNGQQVGIVSWSKKPCTEAPYPGVYTQVSSFIDWIKSKVPV from the exons ATGTTTTCCACAGCCGCACTGATCAGTGCTCTCTGCGTGACTGGCTTCGCAGCAGAATCTGCAATCA ATAACCGTATTGTTAATGGAACGAATGCACCTGAGGGGAAATATCCATTCCAG GTTTCAGTCCAATATTATGGCTCGCATACTTGTGCCGGAACAATTCTCACTGCAGAATATGTCCTAACTGCCGCTCATTGCGTTATCTGGGA TCCTGCTCCAGAGGTCTTCAACGTTTCTGCTGGTTCGAATTACTTGCAAGGCACCATCCATCAGGTCACCGAGATTATGTTCCACgaggcttttaattttccatacGCCCTGAACGACATTGCCGTTCTGCGC GTGAGCCCTGCGTTTGATTTCAACAATGAATTGCTCGGTCCAGTGGCTCTGCCTGAGCAATACCAACAAACCTTTGCAGAAACAGAGGCAACCGTCATTGGCTGGGGTTTGAATGCC ACGGGTGGCTCTCTTCAGCCCGTCTTGCAAGAAgttgggatttttattttgagcgaTGAGGAATGCTACGATATCTACAACACCTACAATGGCAACTACAATCCAAATAATGTTTGCGCGGGTGTTCGAGAAGGCGGAAAAGGAGAGTGCAAT GGCGACTCTGGAGGACCTCTGCTTGTCAATGGTCAGCAAGTTGGGATCGTTTCGTGGTCCAAGAAGCCGTGCACTGAGGCGCCCTACCCTGGGGTTTACACTCAGGTTTCGTCTTTTATCGATTGGATTAAATCCAAAGTACCTGTTTAG
- the LOC135939271 gene encoding chymotrypsin-1-like, translated as MRVIIYLGLLAAAASAYTLPEFRVVNGTDAPLGKYPTLISLQNYQSHSCGGTILNENFFLTAAHCVQGASMAYMTALAGTNNLNNGGSRHQVVEIIVHEGYDPGNNWINDIAVVRVGVPFVFDINTSAVVLPTQDQESAGGSAGILVGWGTNGTGGTIQNIEQEAELVVYSDEECGAIHGGRPHPTNICAGVQGGGKGQCSGDSGGPLFVNGYQAGIVSWSVKPCTIAPYPGVYTEVSPYIDWIRSKIY; from the exons ATGAGAGTCATCATCTACCTGGGCCTGCTGGCGGCTGCAGCTTCGGCATACA CTCTGCCTGAATTCCGCGTCGTAAATGGCACAGACGCTCCTTTGGGGAAGTATCCCACATTG ATTTCGCTGCAAAACTATCAGTCCCATTCCTGCGGAGGCACGATACTGAACGAGAACTTTTTCCTGACTGCGGCACACTGCGTGCAAGG GGCATCCATGGCGTACATGACAGCATTGGCAGGGACAAACAACCTGAACAACGGGGGCTCTCGGCATCAGGTGGTCGAGATCATCGTTCACGAGGGGTATGACCCTGGCAACAACTGGATCAACGATATTGCTGTTGTCAGGGTGGGCGTACCTTTCGTATTCGACATCAACACCTCCGCTGTCGTGCTCCCAACGCAGGACCAGGAGAGTGCGGGCGGATCGGCAGGAATCCTCGTTGGATGGGGCACCAATGGA ACGGGTGGTACCATCCAGAACATTGAGCAAGAGGCAGAGCTGGTCGTGTACTCGGACGAGGAATGTGGCGCAATCCATGGAGGGAGACCCCACCCCACGAATATTTGCGCAGGAGTGCAGGGTGGTGGCAAGGGACAGTGCAGc GGCGATTCTGGTGGCCCATTGTTCGTGAACGGCTACCAAGCTGGCATCGTTTCGTGGTCTGTAAAGCCGTGCACTATCGCCCCATACCCAGGCGTCTACACCGAGGTTTCCCCTTACATCGACTGGATTcgctcaaaaatttattaa